TTGTCGGCCGAGAGCCTGGCTATGGTCTCTATGACCTTCTCGGTCCCATACTTGTTCAATAGAGCCTCAACGCCCATCTCCAGATCCTCGGGTTTGGCATCTTCCTGGCCTTCCTCTTCCCTTTCTTCATAGGTCAAGGCATCCACCAAACACCACTTTACGCACATGGGCTCCTGGAGTTCGGGATCGTCCTCACACATATCGCATTTCAAAGGCAGGCCGGAATCAGGTTCTTTGAAAAGGTCCCTGGAAGAACAGGCAGCATTGCAAAAATTGCACTCTCCGTAATCCCTTCCATCTATCACATAGGAGTGTCTTCCGGCACATTCGGCCTCTGCATGATATCCGGCCCTGATGGGCAAGAACACATTGTCCAGCTCGTCCCTGATCACCCTGATTCTGGATCTGGCGGGGTTGTTACTTGCATACTTGGGTGATGAATGAAAGGCCGAACAGGCCACCTCACAAGCCCTGCAGCCATTACACTTATCCACGT
The sequence above is drawn from the bacterium genome and encodes:
- a CDS encoding (4Fe-4S)-binding protein, producing the protein MEKRKIKSIRVDVDKCNGCRACEVACSAFHSSPKYASNNPARSRIRVIRDELDNVFLPIRAGYHAEAECAGRHSYVIDGRDYGECNFCNAACSSRDLFKEPDSGLPLKCDMCEDDPELQEPMCVKWCLVDALTYEEREEEGQEDAKPEDLEMGVEALLNKYGTEKVIETIARLSADKVSKKE